A stretch of the Vidua chalybeata isolate OUT-0048 chromosome Z, bVidCha1 merged haplotype, whole genome shotgun sequence genome encodes the following:
- the GTF2H2 gene encoding general transcription factor IIH subunit 2 codes for MDDEPERTKRWEGGYERTWEILKEDESGSLKATIEDILFKAKRKRLCEHHGQVRLGMMRHLYVVIDGSRTMEDQDLKPNRLTCTLKLLEYFVEEYFDQNPISQIGLIVTKSKRAEKMTELSGNSKKHVTALKKAVDMNCSGEPSLYNSLNLAMQTLKHMPGHTSREILVVLSSLTTCDPANIYDLIKCLKAVKIRVSVIGLSAEVRVCTVLAQETGGTYHVILDESHYKELLMHHVSPPPASSTSECSLIRMGFPQHTIASLSDQDAKPSFSMAQLENNSDPGLTLGGYFCPQCRAKYCELPVECKICGLTLVSAPHLARSYHHLFPLDAFQEVPLEEYKGERYCQGCQGEMKDQNVYICKVCQNAFCVECDLFVHDSLHCCPGCIHKHPAPVSV; via the exons ATGGATGACGAACCCGAGCGGACCAAGCGCTGGGAAGGAGGCTACGAAAGAACATG GGAGATTCTTAAGGAAGACGAATCCGGGTCGTTGAAGGCAACCATCGAGGACATTCTCTTCAAGGCAAAGAGGAAAAG ACTCTGTGAACACCATGGACAAGTTCGGCTTGGAATG ATGCGTCACCTTTACGTGGTTATTGATGGATCAAGAACAATGGAGGACCAAGACTTAAAACCGAACAGACTTACTTGCACTCTGAAG TTACTGGAATATTTTGTTGAAGAGTACTTTGACCAGAATCCTATTAGTCAG ATTGGCTTAATTGTAACTAAGAgtaaaagagcagaaaaaatgaCAGAACTCTCAG GAAACTCAAAAAAGCATGTAACTGCTCTGAAGAAAGCAGTGGATATGAACTGCAGTGGAGAGCCTTCTCTATATAATTCCCTAAATTTGGCCATGCAGACTTTAAA GCACATGCCAGGACATACAAGCAGAGAGATTTTGGTAGTCCTCAGCAGTCTGACGACATGTGATCCAGCCAACATCTATGATCTAATTAAG tgtttaaaaGCAGTAAAGATCAGAGTATCTGTCATCGGCCTAAGTGCTGAAGTTCGTGTTTGTACAGTACTTGCCCAAGAAACTGGTG GAACATACCACGTTATTTTGGATGAAAGTCATTATAAGGAGCTGCTGATGCACCATGTTAGTCCTCCACCTGCTAGTTCAACTTCGGAGTGCTCCCTTATTCGAATGG gaTTTCCTCAGCATACTATTGCTTCTCTATCTGATCAAGATGCAAAGCCCTCCTTTAGCATGGC GCAATTGGAAAATAACAGTGACCCAGGTCTTACACTGGGTGGATATTTTTGTCCTCAGTGCAGAGCCAAATACTGTGAGCTTCCTGTGGAATGCAAAATCTGTG GTCTTACATTAGTGTCTGCACCTCACCTGGCTCGGTCTTACCACCACTTGTTTCCTTTAGATGCCTTTCAGGAAGTTCCACTGGAAGAATACAAAGGGGAACG gTATTGTCAAGGCTGCCAGGGAGAGATGAAAGATCAAAAT GTGTACATATGCAAAGTGTGTCAGAATGCATTTTGTGTGGAATGTGATCTGTTTGTTCATGATTCTCTGcactgctgtcctggctgtatTCATAAGCACCCTGCTCCTGTATCTGTATGA
- the SMN1 gene encoding survival motor neuron protein isoform X2 has product MADAVLFRRGTGQSDDSDIWDDTALIKAYDKAVASFKNALKNGECSEPSDKQEQRLVIKRKNHKKNRNRNKSNTAPLKQWKVGDSCSAVWSEDGNLYLATIASINQKRGTCVVTYTGYGNQEEQNLSDLLPPASNETNENETPYSTDESEKSSQSPRNKNNCTKARFSPQNLRFPTPPPPAPGLGRSGSKFKASPSFLSCWPPPFPAGPPLIPPPPPMRPDSAEDDEALGSMLIAWYMSGYHTGYYLGLKQSRMEAALERETHAK; this is encoded by the exons ATGGCGGACGCGGTGCTGTTCCGGCGCGGCACCGGGCAG AGCGACGACTCGGACATCTGGGACGACACGGCCCTCATCAAAGCGTACGACAAGGCGGTGGCCTCTTTCAAG AATGCCTTAAAGAATGGGGAGTGCTCGGAGCCTTCAGACAAGCAGGAGCAGCGCCTGGtgataaagagaaaaaaccataaaaagaacagaaatagaaacaagAGCAATACAGCGCCTTTGAAACAG TGGAAAGTCGGTGacagctgcagtgctgtttgGTCTGAGGATGGTAATTTGTATCTAGCAACTATTGCCTCCATCAACCAGAAGAGAGGCACATGTGTTGTCACTTACACAGGATATGGAAATCAGGAGGAGCAGAACCTGTCTGATTTACTTCCTCCAGCCAGCAATGAAACA AATGAAAATGAGACTCCGTATTCAAcagatgaaagtgaaaaatcttCCCAGTCACCTCGAAACAAAAACAACTGCACAAAAGCAAGATTTTCCCCTCAAAACTTGAGATTTCCCACACCACCACCGCCAGCCCCAGGCCTAGGAAGG tCTGGATCAAAATTCAAGGCATCTCCATCATTTTTATCTTGCTGGCCCCCgcccttcccagcaggaccACCA TTGATTCCTCCTCCACCACCCATGAGGCCAGACTCTGCTGAGGATGACGAAGCATTGGGGAGTATGTTGATAGCCTGGTATATGAGTGGTTACCACACTGGATATTACCTG GGTTTAAAACAAAGCCGAATGGAAGCAGCGCTGGAGAGAGAAACACATGCAAAGTAA
- the SMN1 gene encoding survival motor neuron protein isoform X1, giving the protein MADAVLFRRGTGQSDDSDIWDDTALIKAYDKAVASFKNALKNGECSEPSDKQEQRLVIKRKNHKKNRNRNKSNTAPLKQWKVGDSCSAVWSEDGNLYLATIASINQKRGTCVVTYTGYGNQEEQNLSDLLPPASNETVNGMGHSGENENETPYSTDESEKSSQSPRNKNNCTKARFSPQNLRFPTPPPPAPGLGRSGSKFKASPSFLSCWPPPFPAGPPLIPPPPPMRPDSAEDDEALGSMLIAWYMSGYHTGYYLGLKQSRMEAALERETHAK; this is encoded by the exons ATGGCGGACGCGGTGCTGTTCCGGCGCGGCACCGGGCAG AGCGACGACTCGGACATCTGGGACGACACGGCCCTCATCAAAGCGTACGACAAGGCGGTGGCCTCTTTCAAG AATGCCTTAAAGAATGGGGAGTGCTCGGAGCCTTCAGACAAGCAGGAGCAGCGCCTGGtgataaagagaaaaaaccataaaaagaacagaaatagaaacaagAGCAATACAGCGCCTTTGAAACAG TGGAAAGTCGGTGacagctgcagtgctgtttgGTCTGAGGATGGTAATTTGTATCTAGCAACTATTGCCTCCATCAACCAGAAGAGAGGCACATGTGTTGTCACTTACACAGGATATGGAAATCAGGAGGAGCAGAACCTGTCTGATTTACTTCCTCCAGCCAGCAATGAAACAGTAAATGGGATGGGGCATTCTGGGGAG AATGAAAATGAGACTCCGTATTCAAcagatgaaagtgaaaaatcttCCCAGTCACCTCGAAACAAAAACAACTGCACAAAAGCAAGATTTTCCCCTCAAAACTTGAGATTTCCCACACCACCACCGCCAGCCCCAGGCCTAGGAAGG tCTGGATCAAAATTCAAGGCATCTCCATCATTTTTATCTTGCTGGCCCCCgcccttcccagcaggaccACCA TTGATTCCTCCTCCACCACCCATGAGGCCAGACTCTGCTGAGGATGACGAAGCATTGGGGAGTATGTTGATAGCCTGGTATATGAGTGGTTACCACACTGGATATTACCTG GGTTTAAAACAAAGCCGAATGGAAGCAGCGCTGGAGAGAGAAACACATGCAAAGTAA
- the LOC128802503 gene encoding LOW QUALITY PROTEIN: small EDRK-rich factor 1-like (The sequence of the model RefSeq protein was modified relative to this genomic sequence to represent the inferred CDS: deleted 1 base in 1 codon): MTRGNQHDLARQKNLKKTQEIHIGKRKEDSLSASQRKQRDSEIMQQKQKAANERKSLQAGAK, from the exons ATGACCC GTGGGAACCAGCATGATCTTGCTCGCCAAAAGAACCTGAAAAAAACTCAGGAGATCCACATaggcaaaaggaaagaagataGCTTGTCTGCTTCTCAGAGGAAACAGAG GGACTCTGAAATCatgcagcaaaagcaaaaagcagct AATGAAAGGAAGtctctgcaggcaggagcaaaATGA